The following are encoded in a window of Bacillus xiapuensis genomic DNA:
- a CDS encoding glycosyltransferase family 2 protein gives MSLISIIIPAYNEEENIQLVYEQVKKEFAGIPYEFEMLFIDDASTDETLAKIKQLTAKTPKVKYISFSRNFGKEAAIYAGLRHVSGRAVIIMDADLQHPPSLIPQLIQGFEEGFDQVIARRNRNGEHFMRKWLSSTYYRLINKIVDVKLEDGVGDFRLLSDRAVKAVLSLNEGERFSKGLFSWIGMEQKIVDYDNVLRENGQTKWTISKLFNYGLDGLISFNNRPLRICFYSGAIILMLSLIYSAVTFIQILQNGIDVPGYFTIITAVLILGGIQLLSLGVIGEYIGRIYYETKKRPPYLIQETNIVNGADYEKNKSRIYPIRHHRRNQYL, from the coding sequence ATGAGTTTAATTTCCATCATCATTCCTGCTTATAACGAAGAAGAGAACATTCAACTGGTTTATGAGCAAGTCAAAAAAGAATTTGCAGGAATTCCTTATGAATTTGAAATGCTTTTTATCGATGATGCCAGCACCGATGAAACACTAGCAAAGATCAAACAGTTAACGGCGAAAACACCGAAAGTAAAATATATTTCTTTTTCAAGAAATTTCGGTAAAGAAGCGGCCATCTATGCGGGCTTGCGCCATGTGAGCGGAAGGGCAGTTATTATTATGGATGCTGATCTGCAGCACCCTCCCTCTTTAATCCCGCAGCTTATTCAAGGATTCGAAGAAGGGTTTGATCAAGTCATTGCCCGCCGCAATCGCAACGGGGAACATTTTATGCGCAAATGGCTATCCTCTACATACTATCGATTAATAAATAAAATTGTTGATGTCAAACTCGAAGATGGCGTCGGCGACTTCCGGCTGCTCAGCGACCGGGCGGTGAAAGCGGTGCTTTCATTAAACGAAGGAGAACGTTTTTCAAAAGGTTTGTTTTCATGGATTGGCATGGAACAAAAAATTGTGGACTACGATAATGTACTGCGTGAAAATGGGCAAACCAAATGGACGATTTCCAAATTATTCAATTATGGGTTGGACGGCTTAATCTCTTTCAATAATCGGCCGCTGCGCATCTGCTTTTATTCAGGAGCCATCATTTTGATGCTCTCGCTTATTTACAGCGCGGTGACGTTTATTCAAATTTTGCAAAACGGCATCGATGTGCCAGGGTACTTTACCATCATTACAGCCGTCCTTATTCTGGGAGGCATCCAGCTATTAAGCCTCGGAGTCATCGGGGAATATATCGGCAGAATCTATTACGAAACAAAAAAACGTCCCCCTTATTTGATTCAAGAAACGAATATTGTGAACGGAGCAGACTATGAGAAGAACAAGTCAAGAATTTATCCGATTCGTCATCATCGGCGCAATCAATACCTTTAA
- a CDS encoding GtrA family protein has translation MRRTSQEFIRFVIIGAINTFNYYAVYLLFHTSFNLNYMASHVIAFFISLVISFFLNSYFTFKVKPTLAKFLKFPLTQLVNFGVSSLFMYVFIDVLHISSKITPLLAVFIAVPVTFVVTGKILKKESVSE, from the coding sequence ATGAGAAGAACAAGTCAAGAATTTATCCGATTCGTCATCATCGGCGCAATCAATACCTTTAATTACTATGCAGTTTATCTGCTGTTTCATACCAGCTTTAATCTTAATTATATGGCTTCACATGTGATCGCTTTTTTCATCAGCTTAGTGATTTCTTTTTTTCTGAATTCTTATTTTACGTTTAAAGTCAAGCCCACTTTGGCTAAGTTTTTGAAATTTCCGCTCACACAGCTTGTAAACTTTGGCGTGTCGTCTCTCTTTATGTATGTATTTATTGATGTTTTACATATCAGCAGCAAAATCACTCCGCTTCTCGCTGTATTTATTGCGGTGCCGGTGACCTTTGTGGTGACAGGCAAAATCTTAAAAAAAGAGAGTGTCAGTGAATGA
- a CDS encoding YfhO family protein, translating to MNRKTVILLIISSLLVSAAAHFFFIQEWLNNRFMLGPNDGLSQMAPFKKFIYENYREGSFFYSWSFGLGGGFYSQLAYYFSTSILFYLTAASVFVLEFLHLVDTSDVQFWAETSLFVSILRLTLILAAAASAFRYMKLNAAAAFSGAVVYACSLMYFRHVVFWEFFADAMLWVPLLVLGTEKVIREGKPGWLIFTASIMLFSNFYFAYINVIFLIIYVIFRWLLPLSDEERGKAEQLKLFITSGLISFCISAVGFIPAVYGFLNNYRPDYEAEIAAIDWSDNIFFTSRYILLPVVFVLFVLIISFYKHRVFRLFAYISFLFIAFHFSPLAASAFNGFSAPQYRFEYLLSFTAGGCVAAGLHYIKEVRFPYVLAGIILAACIYYIQIPPLDLMNGKPEQIRWVFLLLAVTAAFLLLLSWRQKTFVMIGLQCIIVVSSIAMVNAYAKYTLSEQSGVHKVSRDYMESDAYNSEEQQNLIKRVKERNDAPFARIDWMTKTRNNTPIVQNFDGTSLYSSIINQELLLFYWRDLLIDMGRESVSRYATLGNRAHLHSLLQANYWMRPKDQAEQAPFGFRKLFESADYAVFENTLPLPFVRTVDKVFNEKDLTHATPLDKEHAMLQGIILENAPSADKLDKKRNIIDQANIQMSGAVYDNQRLSVTNKRGGLDIIPNQLAKDTKDLFLGFSITRLDGKGFSITVNGYETTRKAADSIYKTNINELFLRIPADQKVALRLPKGSYRLEDLSLYEESYHELRTAAAQPAAAASVNWKHNKLTIDYANKENDSYMVLPIPFEKGWELRVNGNKQPLKRANYAFTGLELAEGRNQIELVYLPPFFKPSAAISLLGLLWSMLFIRRTRKNESRLKNV from the coding sequence ATGAACAGAAAAACCGTCATTTTGCTAATTATTAGCAGTCTGCTTGTATCAGCGGCTGCTCACTTTTTTTTCATTCAAGAATGGCTGAATAACCGATTCATGCTGGGGCCTAATGATGGATTATCCCAAATGGCTCCCTTCAAGAAATTTATCTATGAGAATTATCGGGAAGGCAGCTTCTTCTATTCTTGGTCTTTTGGCCTTGGCGGCGGCTTTTATAGCCAGCTTGCCTATTATTTTTCTACGTCGATCCTGTTTTATCTGACTGCTGCATCCGTTTTTGTCCTTGAATTCTTACATTTAGTGGACACATCCGATGTGCAGTTCTGGGCGGAAACGTCCTTGTTCGTCAGCATTCTTCGTTTGACCCTTATTTTAGCGGCAGCTGCCAGTGCCTTCCGTTATATGAAACTCAATGCGGCAGCCGCCTTTTCAGGAGCCGTCGTATACGCATGTTCACTGATGTATTTTCGCCATGTCGTTTTTTGGGAATTTTTCGCAGATGCCATGCTCTGGGTGCCGCTGCTCGTCTTAGGAACAGAAAAAGTGATCCGGGAAGGCAAGCCGGGCTGGCTGATTTTCACAGCATCGATTATGCTGTTTTCTAATTTTTACTTTGCATATATTAATGTCATTTTCTTAATCATTTATGTAATCTTCCGCTGGCTCCTTCCATTATCAGACGAGGAGCGGGGAAAAGCAGAGCAATTGAAGCTGTTTATAACAAGCGGGCTGATTAGTTTCTGTATCAGTGCTGTAGGCTTTATTCCGGCGGTGTATGGTTTTCTCAACAACTATCGACCTGATTATGAAGCGGAAATAGCCGCCATCGATTGGAGCGATAATATCTTTTTTACTAGCCGCTATATTTTGCTGCCAGTCGTGTTCGTTCTGTTTGTGCTGATCATTTCTTTTTATAAACACCGGGTGTTCCGGCTGTTCGCCTATATCAGCTTTCTGTTCATTGCGTTTCATTTCAGCCCTTTGGCAGCTAGCGCGTTCAATGGATTTTCTGCTCCGCAATATCGATTTGAATATTTGCTGTCTTTCACAGCTGGAGGATGCGTCGCCGCGGGACTTCATTATATAAAAGAAGTCCGCTTTCCGTATGTCCTCGCAGGCATCATCTTAGCTGCCTGCATTTATTACATCCAAATACCGCCGTTAGATTTAATGAACGGAAAGCCTGAGCAAATTAGGTGGGTCTTCTTGCTGCTAGCCGTCACAGCTGCCTTCCTTCTGCTGCTTAGCTGGCGGCAAAAAACATTCGTGATGATAGGACTGCAGTGCATCATCGTTGTTTCGAGTATCGCAATGGTCAATGCCTATGCAAAATACACATTATCAGAACAGTCCGGCGTCCACAAAGTTTCACGCGATTACATGGAAAGCGATGCCTATAACAGTGAAGAACAGCAAAATTTAATTAAGCGAGTCAAAGAAAGAAACGATGCCCCCTTTGCTCGCATCGACTGGATGACGAAGACGAGAAATAATACACCGATTGTGCAAAACTTTGACGGCACCAGCCTCTACTCCAGCATCATTAATCAAGAGCTGCTTCTCTTTTACTGGCGGGATTTATTAATTGACATGGGAAGGGAGAGCGTCAGCCGCTATGCTACTCTCGGCAATCGCGCTCATTTGCACAGCTTACTGCAGGCGAACTATTGGATGAGGCCGAAAGATCAGGCAGAACAGGCCCCATTCGGCTTTCGAAAGCTCTTCGAATCAGCTGATTATGCGGTGTTTGAAAACACGCTTCCTTTGCCGTTTGTCCGTACAGTCGACAAAGTGTTTAATGAAAAGGATCTGACGCATGCCACCCCTCTAGATAAAGAGCACGCGATGCTTCAAGGGATCATTTTAGAAAATGCTCCCTCTGCTGATAAACTGGACAAAAAAAGAAACATCATCGATCAGGCAAACATCCAAATGAGCGGAGCCGTCTATGATAATCAGCGGTTATCCGTCACAAATAAGCGCGGAGGCCTGGATATCATTCCAAATCAGCTGGCAAAGGATACAAAGGATTTATTTCTCGGCTTTTCGATAACGCGCCTGGACGGAAAGGGCTTTTCCATAACCGTTAACGGGTATGAAACAACGCGAAAGGCAGCTGATTCCATTTATAAAACGAACATAAACGAATTATTTCTGCGAATACCTGCAGATCAAAAAGTCGCACTCCGGCTGCCAAAAGGCTCCTACCGCTTAGAAGATCTTTCGCTGTATGAAGAAAGCTATCATGAACTGCGAACGGCTGCCGCCCAGCCTGCCGCTGCGGCATCCGTTAACTGGAAGCATAATAAATTAACCATTGATTATGCTAATAAAGAAAATGATTCGTATATGGTCTTGCCGATCCCATTTGAAAAGGGATGGGAATTGCGTGTTAATGGGAACAAGCAGCCTTTGAAAAGAGCTAATTATGCGTTTACAGGACTGGAATTAGCGGAAGGAAGAAATCAAATTGAGCTTGTTTATCTCCCGCCTTTCTTCAAACCTTCTGCTGCCATTTCTTTATTGGGCTTATTGTGGTCAATGCTTTTTATCAGAAGAACACGCAAAAACGAAAGCCGTTTAAAAAATGTTTAG
- a CDS encoding general stress protein, which yields MVTKRTVENALQAKTAIEGLQAEGFSQDQIYILAHDENRMENISDALNTNEVGVSEQGLLDSMGNVFRSRGDELRTKMESLGLTKEEAEMYERELDEGKLVVVGAKS from the coding sequence ATGGTCACGAAACGTACAGTTGAAAACGCCCTTCAAGCCAAAACAGCTATTGAAGGACTGCAAGCGGAAGGCTTCTCTCAAGACCAAATTTACATTTTGGCTCATGATGAAAACCGAATGGAAAATATCTCGGATGCTCTTAATACGAACGAGGTAGGCGTATCCGAACAGGGTCTGTTAGACAGCATGGGAAATGTTTTCCGCTCCCGCGGTGATGAACTGAGAACGAAAATGGAGTCACTGGGGTTAACAAAGGAAGAAGCGGAAATGTATGAACGAGAATTAGATGAAGGCAAGCTCGTTGTTGTCGGTGCAAAATCTTAA
- a CDS encoding CBS domain-containing protein codes for MEERNERCSRFEAAFNRIHQQLQQLCSHQQNHPFIEALHDCARHHASVRVHIEELKQFAKLRNAIVHQKTDAHFYIAEPHEETVERIEQIDKLISEPAEALSISSQPVCTVELSTSITKVLQMIQDFSYSEYPVFEKGVCQGLLAGKDLLTWMANQLAEDRIDLSGMTVKNVLPHAPQREIAFLKKEANIFDAEYVFEDFQNRNKKLEAILITPNGTPKELPIGIITSWDLTKIKDEIL; via the coding sequence ATGGAAGAACGAAATGAACGCTGTTCAAGATTTGAGGCAGCATTTAACCGTATTCACCAGCAACTGCAGCAGCTTTGTTCTCATCAGCAGAATCATCCGTTTATCGAAGCCCTGCATGATTGCGCAAGGCATCACGCATCCGTGCGCGTCCACATAGAAGAATTAAAGCAATTTGCCAAGCTAAGAAATGCCATTGTTCATCAAAAGACCGATGCCCATTTTTATATTGCTGAACCTCATGAAGAGACTGTAGAACGCATCGAACAAATAGATAAGCTTATTTCTGAGCCGGCGGAGGCGTTATCGATTTCTTCCCAGCCAGTTTGTACAGTTGAACTTTCCACTTCTATAACCAAAGTGCTGCAGATGATACAGGATTTTTCTTATTCCGAATACCCCGTATTTGAAAAGGGGGTATGCCAAGGATTGCTGGCCGGTAAGGATTTATTAACATGGATGGCTAATCAGCTGGCGGAAGACCGCATCGACTTGTCCGGCATGACAGTCAAAAATGTGCTGCCGCACGCCCCTCAACGGGAAATTGCTTTTCTTAAGAAAGAGGCGAATATCTTTGATGCAGAATATGTATTCGAGGATTTTCAAAATCGCAACAAAAAGCTCGAAGCTATTCTTATCACGCCAAACGGCACCCCGAAAGAACTGCCGATCGGCATCATTACTTCGTGGGACTTAACGAAAATTAAGGATGAAATCCTATGA
- the cobT gene encoding nicotinate-nucleotide--dimethylbenzimidazole phosphoribosyltransferase: MLSVQIPGLDLHIGDQVKAYINTLTKPAGSLGRLEELALRLAEITGEPFPEVSPPGVIVFAADHGIVQEGVSAFPQEVTVQMVSNLVQGGAGINVFARQIGAKFKVVDVGVAAEVPKEGVAHQKIRYGTGNFLKEKAMTTKEAQQALQIGYSEARELIEQGVKCLIVGEVGIGNTTSSSAVLASLTHTDPAEVVGFGSGISNEQVQHKIAVVKQALLFHQPKPQDAIDILSKVGGLEMAAMAGAMLAAAESRIPILLDGFICTVSACLAKLIAPLSADYMIASHHSVEPGYQRAVSFLGKMPLIHLQMRLGEGTGAAVAFPLLQSAVSMVKEMATFEQAGVSTQKANELIEN; encoded by the coding sequence ATGCTGAGTGTACAAATTCCTGGATTAGATTTACATATAGGAGATCAGGTGAAAGCCTATATCAATACATTAACTAAACCAGCGGGAAGTTTAGGGAGATTGGAAGAGCTGGCGCTGCGTCTTGCGGAAATCACCGGCGAACCCTTTCCGGAAGTTTCACCGCCTGGCGTAATCGTTTTTGCGGCGGATCACGGAATCGTACAAGAAGGAGTGTCAGCTTTCCCGCAGGAAGTGACCGTGCAAATGGTCAGCAATTTAGTTCAAGGAGGAGCAGGCATCAACGTATTTGCCAGACAAATTGGCGCAAAGTTTAAAGTTGTAGATGTAGGGGTAGCGGCTGAAGTGCCGAAAGAAGGGGTTGCTCATCAAAAAATCAGGTATGGAACTGGAAATTTTCTGAAGGAAAAGGCGATGACAACAAAAGAAGCGCAGCAAGCACTGCAGATTGGCTATTCTGAAGCGAGAGAGTTAATAGAGCAAGGGGTGAAATGCTTAATCGTTGGTGAAGTCGGGATTGGAAACACCACGTCAAGCAGTGCAGTCTTAGCCAGCCTTACTCATACGGATCCGGCTGAGGTGGTCGGTTTTGGGTCAGGCATCTCCAATGAGCAAGTGCAGCATAAAATCGCAGTCGTCAAACAGGCGCTTTTATTCCACCAGCCGAAGCCACAAGATGCCATAGATATTCTTTCCAAAGTCGGCGGGCTGGAAATGGCGGCGATGGCCGGAGCGATGCTGGCAGCGGCAGAAAGCCGAATCCCTATTCTTTTGGATGGTTTCATTTGTACGGTTTCGGCTTGCTTAGCTAAATTAATCGCTCCCCTTTCAGCGGATTATATGATTGCTTCGCATCATTCTGTTGAGCCGGGCTATCAGCGTGCTGTCTCTTTCTTAGGAAAAATGCCGCTCATCCATTTACAGATGAGGCTCGGGGAAGGAACAGGTGCAGCGGTGGCGTTTCCGCTCCTTCAATCAGCTGTCAGTATGGTAAAAGAAATGGCGACGTTTGAACAGGCGGGCGTATCGACTCAAAAGGCAAACGAACTAATTGAAAACTAG
- a CDS encoding CsbD family protein yields the protein MSINDKADKWKGKSEQLKGLANEAIGKLTNDSSAKAEGKSDQMKGKLQESIGKALDKLKR from the coding sequence ATGAGCATCAATGATAAAGCTGATAAATGGAAAGGCAAGAGCGAACAGCTTAAGGGACTTGCCAATGAAGCAATCGGGAAATTAACGAATGATTCATCTGCGAAAGCAGAAGGGAAATCCGATCAAATGAAGGGCAAGCTGCAAGAGTCCATCGGAAAAGCGCTCGATAAACTGAAACGATAA
- a CDS encoding energy-coupling factor ABC transporter ATP-binding protein, producing the protein MQSVMELRNVRHIYPNGTVALDNISLTIEPGRKIAVLGNNGAGKSSLLLHLNGLLKPHKGEVYFQGHLLTYKSKELKELRQRVGIMFQNPEAQLFSPTILADVMYGPLNLGWPRREAERSARQALAAAGLEELRDQPPHFLSLGQKKRAAMAGVMVMKPQLLLLDEPTAGLDPYYAKKMIKQLTDFQEGKQTIVLSTHDVNLAYEWADEIIMMNKGRLMLKDKPQHAFGNQELLATCHLEPPWVIEVYHQWKKTRPERETRIPKTKEELFQLLQEGEAERPFTANA; encoded by the coding sequence ATGCAGTCAGTAATGGAATTACGAAACGTTCGTCATATCTATCCGAATGGAACGGTAGCGTTAGACAATATTTCTCTCACAATCGAACCGGGGAGAAAAATAGCCGTTCTAGGCAATAACGGTGCAGGCAAATCATCACTTTTGCTCCATTTAAACGGTTTATTAAAGCCGCATAAAGGAGAGGTGTATTTTCAAGGGCATCTCCTGACCTACAAATCGAAGGAGTTGAAAGAACTGCGGCAGCGCGTCGGCATTATGTTTCAAAATCCGGAAGCTCAGCTCTTTTCTCCGACGATATTAGCAGATGTCATGTATGGGCCATTAAATCTGGGCTGGCCGCGGCGGGAAGCGGAAAGATCTGCCCGCCAAGCGCTTGCGGCGGCAGGTCTGGAGGAGCTTCGGGATCAACCGCCGCATTTTTTAAGTTTAGGACAAAAAAAGCGGGCAGCGATGGCCGGAGTAATGGTCATGAAGCCGCAGCTGCTCCTTTTAGATGAGCCGACGGCAGGTCTTGATCCGTATTACGCTAAAAAAATGATCAAGCAGCTGACTGATTTTCAGGAGGGGAAACAAACGATCGTATTATCGACTCATGATGTCAATTTAGCTTATGAATGGGCGGATGAAATCATCATGATGAACAAGGGGCGCCTGATGCTAAAGGACAAGCCGCAACATGCCTTTGGCAATCAAGAATTGCTTGCAACATGCCACTTAGAGCCACCTTGGGTAATCGAAGTTTACCATCAATGGAAAAAGACCCGCCCCGAAAGAGAAACGAGAATTCCAAAAACAAAGGAAGAATTGTTTCAACTGCTTCAAGAGGGGGAAGCAGAACGGCCGTTTACAGCCAATGCCTAA
- the cbiQ gene encoding cobalt ECF transporter T component CbiQ, whose product MMLIDYYANHNRLSHFHPGEKAVFAFSQLGLVLFAKDICLCAFVFFLMSFSTVFFAGIPFSRYGRMLMLPLVFLLLSMLPMLVSIAPKGMGIESAVYSFSWNRWSVYLSPDSLLQAMNLWAAAYAGVSCMYFFILTTPYDGVCWLLKKLKAPDLFIELTALTYRFIFVFIEKAQSTYQAQKSRAGYAHIRSCFYSFSALLVNLLVQTLRESKQLQMTLDARCGEGFNTRPTGRYTMNPAAWGVIISSVGCSLLIYLRG is encoded by the coding sequence ATGATGCTCATTGATTATTATGCTAATCATAACCGGCTGTCTCATTTCCATCCGGGAGAGAAAGCCGTTTTTGCCTTTTCCCAGCTCGGCCTCGTTCTTTTTGCGAAGGATATCTGCCTCTGTGCGTTTGTCTTTTTCCTGATGTCTTTTTCTACAGTCTTTTTCGCAGGTATTCCATTCAGCCGTTATGGGCGCATGCTCATGCTGCCGCTAGTGTTTCTGCTATTAAGTATGCTGCCTATGCTTGTTTCGATCGCTCCAAAAGGAATGGGGATAGAATCCGCCGTTTATTCATTTTCTTGGAACAGATGGAGTGTTTATCTTTCTCCGGACTCGCTTTTGCAGGCGATGAACTTATGGGCAGCTGCTTACGCCGGCGTTAGCTGTATGTATTTTTTCATTTTAACGACCCCGTATGATGGGGTTTGCTGGCTATTAAAAAAGCTAAAAGCTCCTGATCTATTTATCGAGCTAACGGCACTGACTTACCGATTTATTTTTGTTTTTATAGAAAAGGCTCAATCCACTTACCAGGCGCAAAAGTCGCGCGCTGGGTATGCTCATATCCGCTCATGCTTTTATTCCTTTTCCGCTTTACTCGTTAACCTGCTCGTGCAGACATTGAGAGAATCGAAGCAATTGCAAATGACTCTGGATGCCCGGTGCGGAGAGGGATTTAATACTCGGCCCACCGGTCGTTATACGATGAACCCGGCAGCATGGGGAGTGATCATTTCCAGCGTCGGCTGCTCTCTGCTGATCTATTTGAGGGGGTAA
- a CDS encoding energy-coupling factor ABC transporter substrate-binding protein, producing the protein MKNLFLFFLVVLLAVMPLVMNQNAEFNGADGEAEEAITEMNPAYKPWFDAVWEPPSGEVESLLFALQAAAGALFIGYFIGVSRTRKKSQEHNRHKPL; encoded by the coding sequence ATGAAGAATTTATTCTTGTTTTTTCTTGTTGTGCTTTTGGCGGTTATGCCGCTTGTGATGAATCAAAATGCCGAGTTTAACGGGGCGGATGGAGAAGCGGAAGAAGCGATTACAGAAATGAATCCAGCCTATAAGCCGTGGTTCGATGCGGTATGGGAACCGCCAAGCGGGGAAGTGGAGAGTCTTTTGTTTGCCTTGCAAGCAGCGGCCGGCGCACTGTTTATCGGTTACTTTATCGGGGTATCCCGAACGAGAAAAAAATCGCAAGAACATAACCGCCATAAACCATTATGA
- a CDS encoding energy-coupling factor ABC transporter permease — translation MHFIKNTVFLITAFVCYFWLFSHQPAAAMHIMEGFLPVYWTVLWWALSLPFLIQGMRSIQKTLKTYPETKMMLGLSGAFTFVLSALKLPSVTGSSSHPTGIGLGTILFGPLAMTVIGTIVLLFQSLLLAHGGLTTLGANAFSMAIVGPFITYAVYKLCRKTQLSFILAVFLAAFIGDLATYTMTSLQLALAFPAEAGGVLASFVKFAGIFSVTQISLAIAEGILTVIVMNWLLKYNQSELSQLSVVKKEAS, via the coding sequence ATGCATTTCATAAAAAACACGGTGTTCCTTATCACAGCTTTTGTTTGTTATTTTTGGCTGTTTTCTCATCAGCCGGCGGCCGCTATGCATATTATGGAAGGATTTCTGCCTGTATATTGGACCGTTCTATGGTGGGCACTTTCACTTCCCTTTCTCATCCAGGGAATGCGCTCCATCCAAAAAACGTTAAAAACATACCCTGAAACAAAAATGATGCTGGGCTTGTCAGGTGCTTTCACCTTTGTCCTGTCTGCATTAAAGCTTCCCTCTGTAACAGGCAGCAGCTCTCATCCAACCGGCATCGGATTGGGGACAATATTATTCGGCCCGCTTGCTATGACTGTGATTGGGACTATTGTATTGCTGTTCCAATCTCTGTTATTAGCGCATGGCGGCTTGACAACATTAGGAGCAAATGCTTTTTCTATGGCAATCGTTGGACCGTTTATAACCTATGCTGTTTATAAGCTTTGCAGAAAGACCCAGCTGTCTTTCATTTTAGCTGTGTTTTTGGCGGCGTTTATCGGTGATTTAGCTACGTACACTATGACATCGCTGCAGCTGGCTCTTGCTTTTCCGGCGGAAGCCGGCGGCGTATTGGCGTCATTTGTTAAATTTGCCGGAATTTTTTCCGTCACTCAAATTTCACTGGCGATTGCTGAAGGGATTTTAACTGTCATCGTGATGAACTGGCTGCTGAAATATAATCAAAGCGAGTTAAGTCAATTAAGCGTCGTTAAGAAGGAGGCCTCCTGA
- the cobA gene encoding uroporphyrinogen-III C-methyltransferase — translation MKNGKVYLVGAGPGDPKLITVKGLECIQQADVILYDRLVNKELLLSAKEGAELIFCGKLPGRHELIQEQINQLLVEKAEQGLVVTRLKGGDPCVFGRVGEEAKELAERRVPYEIIPGITAGIAAPAYAGIPVTHRDHASSFAIVTAHGRAEKEQDFVNWKALAEGIDTIAFYMGVGNLSRISQQLMAYGRSPSTPVAIIEWGTTNQQRTIIAELATIEQQAKEQQVESPAIILVGNVVELRKSIRWFDSEISIPSLASL, via the coding sequence GTGAAAAATGGAAAAGTGTATTTGGTCGGAGCCGGACCGGGCGATCCTAAGCTGATTACAGTGAAAGGGCTGGAATGTATCCAGCAGGCCGATGTCATTCTGTATGATCGGCTTGTAAATAAAGAGCTTTTGCTTTCCGCTAAGGAAGGGGCCGAGCTAATATTTTGCGGTAAACTGCCTGGCCGGCATGAGCTGATTCAAGAACAAATCAATCAGCTCCTCGTTGAAAAGGCGGAGCAGGGCCTCGTTGTTACTCGTTTAAAAGGGGGGGATCCGTGCGTATTCGGCCGGGTTGGAGAAGAGGCGAAAGAGCTTGCTGAGCGCCGGGTTCCCTATGAAATAATTCCCGGTATTACCGCCGGCATCGCCGCACCTGCCTACGCCGGCATTCCTGTGACGCATCGCGATCATGCGTCCAGCTTTGCAATCGTCACCGCTCATGGCCGTGCGGAAAAGGAGCAGGACTTTGTCAATTGGAAGGCGCTGGCGGAAGGAATTGATACGATTGCCTTTTACATGGGAGTGGGGAACTTATCGCGGATTTCTCAGCAGCTGATGGCTTACGGAAGGTCACCTTCTACACCGGTAGCGATTATCGAGTGGGGGACGACGAATCAGCAAAGAACGATCATCGCTGAGCTGGCGACCATCGAACAGCAAGCAAAAGAACAGCAAGTGGAAAGCCCGGCGATCATTCTTGTGGGAAATGTGGTCGAGCTTCGAAAGAGCATTCGCTGGTTTGATTCGGAAATCTCCATTCCCTCTCTGGCGTCATTATGA
- a CDS encoding NAD(P)-binding protein → MLYPVMLNVAGKQVVVVGGGSVAARKAAALLEAGAEVTIISPALSAAMNEWLCACSTVQWKKKTFEPADIQGAFLIIAATNQRDVNSYVRQCAADDQLINVADDPKASNFHVPASLKKGNLTIAVSTNGASPGLSKQLIHELSNQYNDEFVRFIDFLEECRQQVKEKVKDPEKRKDILTQLIQPDFYKLLFHAGREERMRLFQTLLD, encoded by the coding sequence ATGCTCTATCCCGTCATGCTGAATGTGGCCGGAAAGCAAGTAGTTGTTGTTGGAGGGGGCTCCGTTGCAGCGAGAAAAGCAGCAGCCCTGTTAGAAGCGGGTGCCGAGGTGACCATTATTTCTCCGGCCCTGTCGGCGGCGATGAATGAATGGCTTTGCGCCTGCTCAACTGTTCAATGGAAGAAGAAAACATTTGAACCGGCGGATATTCAAGGGGCTTTTTTGATTATTGCAGCTACGAATCAAAGAGATGTCAACAGCTACGTCCGCCAGTGTGCGGCTGATGACCAGCTGATCAATGTTGCGGATGATCCGAAGGCGAGCAATTTTCATGTGCCCGCTTCGTTAAAAAAAGGGAATCTCACGATTGCTGTCAGTACCAACGGAGCCAGTCCCGGACTGAGTAAACAGCTGATTCACGAGTTATCGAACCAATATAACGATGAATTCGTCCGCTTTATAGACTTTTTGGAAGAATGCCGGCAGCAGGTCAAAGAAAAAGTAAAGGATCCGGAGAAAAGAAAGGACATATTAACACAACTGATTCAGCCGGACTTTTATAAGCTTCTCTTCCATGCAGGTCGAGAAGAACGAATGAGACTGTTTCAAACATTACTAGATTAG